A DNA window from Actinomadura coerulea contains the following coding sequences:
- a CDS encoding DUF1707 and DUF4870 domain-containing protein: MNSSYAAGDLRVSDAEREPVIQRLQESYAEGRLDEDEFDVRVQLAMTAKTRNDLGAVLLDLVPVPARPAAVEGGAATGEDRMLAAAAHAVAVPTLFVGPLVLMLLSGKRSAYVRRQAAEAVNFQVTLLLLTIVTFGVGGVAYAVAWVLSAVAAVFALTGQEFRYPWILRLVK; encoded by the coding sequence ATGAACAGCAGTTACGCGGCGGGGGATCTGCGGGTCTCGGACGCCGAGCGGGAACCGGTCATCCAGCGGCTTCAGGAGTCCTACGCCGAGGGGCGGCTCGACGAGGACGAGTTCGACGTGCGCGTGCAGCTGGCGATGACGGCCAAGACGCGCAACGACCTCGGCGCCGTGCTCCTCGATCTGGTGCCCGTCCCCGCGCGGCCCGCGGCGGTCGAGGGCGGGGCCGCCACGGGCGAGGACCGGATGCTGGCCGCCGCCGCGCACGCGGTCGCCGTCCCCACGCTGTTCGTCGGCCCGCTCGTGCTGATGCTGCTGAGCGGCAAGCGGTCGGCCTACGTCCGGCGGCAGGCGGCGGAGGCCGTGAACTTCCAGGTGACGCTGCTGCTGCTCACGATCGTCACCTTCGGCGTCGGCGGGGTCGCGTACGCGGTGGCGTGGGTGCTGTCGGCGGTCGCGGCCGTCTTCGCGCTGACCGGTCAGGAGTTCCGCTATCCGTGGATCCTGCGCCTGGTGAAGTAA
- a CDS encoding polysaccharide deacetylase family protein: MAGAVLTVSVLGLLSTLTPAQGEVRPLARAEPPKVRAAPRPAAPPKPPPPDCARAKCLALTFDDGPAESTAELLDILDARRVRATFFIVGENAAKHPELVRRELEAGHEIADHSYTHADLGRASHKKIMDELTRTQDAIRRASGVTPTLLRPPYGSTSERLTKITRELGLAQVLWTVDPLDWEHRDTAYVEKRVLKAARPGYIVLMHDIHPTSVKAVPKIIDRLAAEGYVFVTVPELFGGRLAPGKEYVQRESGDPQGLP, from the coding sequence GTGGCCGGGGCCGTGCTCACGGTCTCGGTGCTCGGGCTCCTGAGCACCCTCACCCCGGCCCAGGGCGAGGTGAGGCCCCTCGCGCGGGCCGAGCCCCCCAAGGTGAGGGCCGCGCCGAGACCGGCGGCGCCTCCGAAGCCGCCGCCCCCCGACTGCGCCCGGGCCAAGTGCCTGGCGCTGACGTTCGACGACGGGCCCGCGGAGAGCACCGCGGAGCTTCTGGACATCCTCGACGCACGCAGGGTCAGGGCGACGTTCTTCATCGTGGGCGAGAACGCCGCGAAGCATCCGGAGCTGGTGCGGCGCGAGCTGGAGGCCGGGCACGAGATCGCCGACCACAGCTACACGCACGCCGACCTCGGGCGGGCGTCCCACAAGAAGATCATGGACGAGCTGACCCGGACGCAGGACGCGATCCGGCGGGCGTCCGGGGTCACGCCGACGCTGCTCAGGCCGCCCTACGGGTCGACCTCCGAGCGGCTGACGAAGATCACGCGGGAGCTGGGGCTGGCGCAGGTGCTGTGGACGGTCGACCCCCTCGACTGGGAGCACCGCGACACCGCCTACGTCGAGAAGCGGGTGCTGAAGGCGGCGCGGCCCGGCTACATCGTGCTGATGCACGACATCCATCCGACGAGCGTGAAGGCCGTCCCGAAGATCATCGACCGGCTGGCGGCCGAGGGGTACGTGTTCGTCACGGTGCCCGAGCTGTTCGGCGGGCGCCTGGCACCCGGGAAGGAGTACGTCCAGCGCGAATCAGGGGATCCTCAGGGTCTTCCCTGA
- a CDS encoding DUF4192 domain-containing protein codes for MTSLVLRSAQDAIAAVPYLLGFHPSRSLVVIGFEGRSGGTCAVRLDLPSPGPAGRVAAVLAGNGFARSLLLGYGPAREVAEAARPMRAALAAAGVPVAEAIRVADGRWWSLTCDDVCCPPEGTPYDIYASTVAAEATFGGHVALADRAELVASVRPPEGPDRAAMRRAAEGAERRYLARPPSSPEDDLAFVLALLARARTGTRPTDEEVAWLGVLLTDPRVRDETWIRLDEDAPAADIAFWRDIVRRVDPARVPAPASLLAFAAYSAGDGGLANVALQRALDADPAYSMAVILREVVNAGISPAKLRMREADPPRADRQKAG; via the coding sequence ATGACATCACTGGTGCTCCGCTCAGCCCAGGACGCCATCGCGGCCGTCCCCTACCTGCTCGGCTTCCACCCCTCGCGCAGTCTCGTCGTCATCGGCTTCGAGGGGCGGTCCGGCGGCACGTGCGCGGTCCGGCTCGACTTACCGTCGCCGGGCCCCGCCGGACGCGTCGCGGCCGTCCTTGCCGGCAACGGCTTCGCCCGCTCGCTGCTGCTCGGGTACGGCCCGGCCCGCGAGGTGGCGGAGGCCGCCCGGCCCATGCGCGCGGCCCTGGCCGCCGCGGGCGTCCCCGTCGCCGAGGCCATCCGCGTCGCCGACGGCCGCTGGTGGTCGCTCACCTGCGACGACGTCTGCTGCCCACCCGAAGGGACCCCGTATGACATCTACGCCAGCACCGTCGCCGCCGAGGCGACCTTCGGAGGCCACGTCGCCCTGGCCGACCGCGCCGAGCTGGTCGCCTCCGTCCGGCCGCCCGAAGGCCCCGACCGCGCCGCCATGCGCCGCGCCGCCGAAGGCGCCGAGCGGCGCTACCTGGCCCGCCCGCCCTCGTCCCCCGAAGACGACCTCGCCTTCGTCCTCGCGCTGCTCGCCCGCGCCCGCACCGGCACCCGCCCGACCGACGAGGAGGTCGCCTGGCTCGGCGTCCTCCTCACCGACCCGCGCGTCCGCGACGAGACCTGGATCCGCCTCGACGAGGACGCGCCGGCCGCCGACATCGCCTTCTGGCGCGACATCGTCCGACGCGTCGACCCGGCGCGCGTCCCGGCGCCCGCGTCCCTGCTGGCCTTCGCCGCCTACTCCGCCGGCGACGGAGGCCTGGCGAACGTCGCCCTGCAACGAGCCCTGGACGCCGACCCCGCCTACTCCATGGCCGTCATCCTCCGCGAAGTGGTCAACGCAGGCATCTCGCCCGCCAAACTCCGCATGCGCGAGGCCGACCCTCCGCGCGCCGACCGCCAGAAGGCCGGCTGA
- a CDS encoding ATP-dependent DNA helicase yields MATLLAAAVASVGGAERPGQVAMARAVERAIDSGEHVAAQAGTGTGKSLAYLVPAIRHAVKDKTTVVVSTATIALQRQLVDRDLPRLAEALGPLLGTELKFAILKGRRNYLCLHRVQTGVPEEEDGGPSLFDPQQLSSLGRQVKRLNEWAEETTTGDRDELVPGVGEQAWRQVAVTAKECLGAQRCPQGSECFAELARAQAGEAHIVVTNHALLAIDALEEFQVLPEHDVVIVDEAHELVDRVTSVATGDLSAAGVETAARRCGRLTEEHLADRLKEAAEGLGLLLEEMPAGRMDVLSGALGNTLASVRDAAHACVTALGPEKKDADPGDMAARKAARSSLEELHDTAVRILEAFQPEMAQRFDVVWLEKPFVQEGRPKRPPALHVAPIGVGGLLRTTLFEQRTAVLTSATLTLGGSFEPLARQWGLPPLGEGGPKDARTAAEGLARTATEKGEETEVVWSGLDVGSPFDHPKAGILYVARHLPQPGRDGLADAYLTEITELIEAAGGRTLGLFSSMRAARQAADELKDHLSHPLLCQGEDSTSLLVKQFAEDERTCLFGTLSLWQGVDVPGPSLQLVIMDRIPFPRPDDPVSSARSRAVAARGGNGFMAVAATHAALLLAQGAGRLLRSMDDRGVVAVLDPRLATARYGGFLKNSLPPFWATTDPAVVRGALRRLDAAAAQP; encoded by the coding sequence ATGGCGACCCTGCTCGCCGCGGCCGTCGCGTCCGTCGGGGGCGCCGAGCGCCCCGGGCAGGTGGCGATGGCGCGGGCGGTCGAGAGGGCCATCGACTCCGGGGAGCACGTCGCCGCGCAGGCGGGCACGGGGACGGGCAAGTCGCTCGCCTATCTGGTCCCCGCGATCCGCCATGCCGTCAAGGACAAGACGACCGTGGTGGTGTCCACGGCGACGATCGCGTTGCAGCGGCAGCTCGTCGACCGCGACCTGCCCCGGCTCGCCGAGGCCCTCGGGCCGCTGCTCGGGACGGAGCTGAAGTTCGCGATCCTCAAGGGCCGCCGCAACTACCTGTGCCTGCACCGGGTACAGACGGGCGTGCCCGAGGAGGAGGACGGCGGGCCGAGCCTGTTCGACCCGCAGCAGCTGTCCTCGCTCGGACGCCAGGTCAAGCGCCTGAACGAGTGGGCCGAGGAGACCACGACCGGCGACCGCGACGAGCTCGTGCCGGGGGTCGGCGAGCAGGCGTGGCGGCAGGTCGCCGTGACGGCGAAGGAGTGCCTGGGCGCGCAGCGGTGCCCGCAGGGGAGCGAGTGCTTCGCCGAGCTGGCGCGGGCGCAGGCCGGCGAGGCGCACATCGTCGTCACCAACCACGCGCTGCTGGCCATCGACGCCCTGGAGGAGTTCCAGGTCCTGCCCGAGCACGACGTGGTGATCGTGGACGAGGCCCACGAGCTGGTCGACCGGGTCACCTCGGTCGCGACCGGCGATCTGAGCGCGGCCGGCGTGGAGACGGCCGCGCGGCGCTGCGGGCGGCTGACCGAGGAGCACCTCGCCGACCGGCTCAAGGAGGCCGCCGAAGGGCTCGGCCTTCTGCTGGAGGAGATGCCCGCCGGCCGTATGGACGTCCTGTCCGGCGCCCTGGGCAACACCCTGGCGTCCGTGCGGGACGCCGCGCACGCCTGCGTCACGGCGCTCGGCCCGGAGAAGAAGGACGCCGACCCCGGCGACATGGCCGCGCGCAAGGCGGCGCGGTCCTCGCTTGAGGAGCTGCACGACACGGCCGTGCGGATCCTGGAGGCGTTCCAGCCCGAGATGGCGCAGCGCTTCGACGTGGTGTGGCTGGAGAAGCCGTTCGTCCAGGAAGGGCGCCCGAAGCGGCCGCCGGCGCTGCACGTGGCGCCGATCGGCGTCGGGGGGCTGCTGCGCACGACGCTGTTCGAGCAGCGCACCGCGGTCCTCACGTCGGCGACCCTCACGCTGGGCGGGTCGTTCGAGCCGCTCGCCCGCCAGTGGGGGCTGCCGCCGCTCGGCGAGGGCGGCCCGAAGGACGCCAGGACCGCCGCCGAGGGCCTCGCGCGGACCGCCACGGAGAAGGGCGAGGAGACCGAGGTCGTCTGGTCGGGGCTCGACGTCGGTTCGCCGTTCGACCATCCGAAGGCGGGCATCCTGTACGTCGCCCGGCATCTGCCGCAGCCGGGGCGGGACGGCCTCGCCGACGCCTACCTCACCGAGATCACCGAGCTGATCGAGGCGGCGGGCGGGCGGACGCTCGGCCTGTTCTCCTCGATGCGCGCCGCGCGCCAGGCCGCCGACGAGCTGAAGGACCACCTGTCCCACCCCCTGCTCTGCCAGGGCGAGGACTCCACGTCCCTGCTGGTGAAGCAGTTCGCCGAGGACGAGCGGACCTGCCTGTTCGGCACCCTGTCGCTCTGGCAGGGCGTGGACGTCCCCGGCCCGTCGCTGCAGCTCGTCATCATGGACCGCATCCCGTTCCCGCGCCCCGACGACCCGGTGTCGTCGGCGCGGTCCCGGGCCGTCGCGGCGCGCGGCGGCAACGGGTTCATGGCGGTCGCGGCGACGCACGCGGCGCTGCTGCTCGCGCAGGGCGCGGGCCGGCTGCTGCGCTCGATGGACGACCGCGGCGTGGTCGCCGTCCTCGACCCCCGGCTCGCCACGGCCCGCTACGGCGGCTTCCTCAAGAACTCGCTGCCTCCGTTCTGGGCGACCACGGATCCCGCCGTCGTCCGCGGCGCGCTCCGCCGCCTCGACGCCGCCGCGGCGCAGCCCTAG
- a CDS encoding pyridoxal phosphate-dependent aminotransferase: MQVNQSGKLTNVCYDIRGPVLKRAKQLENEGSKILKLHIGNPAPFGFEAPPELLQDMIRNLPEAHGYSDSKGILAARRAIVQRFEDSGVAGVDVEDVYLGNGVSELIVMTLQALLNDGDEVLIPTPDYPLWTASVSLCGGTPVHYLCDEDDGWQPSLDDIESKIGDRTRALVIINPNNPTGAVYSREVLSRIVEVARRRNLIIFADEIYDRILYDDAEHVPIASLAPDLLCLTFGGLSKNYRVAGFRSGWVVLSGPKEHAESYIEGLDILANMRLCPNVPGQHAIQAALGGYQSIDDLVLPTGRLGEQRDRAWKLLNDLPGVSCVKPTGALYVFPRLDPEMYPIKDDMRFALDLLEQQKLLIVQGTGFNWPSTDHFRIVTLQYADDLEDAVGRIGEFLSAYRG, from the coding sequence ATGCAGGTCAACCAGTCGGGCAAGCTGACCAACGTCTGTTACGACATCCGCGGGCCGGTCCTCAAGCGCGCCAAGCAGCTGGAGAACGAGGGCAGCAAGATCCTCAAGCTGCACATCGGCAACCCGGCCCCCTTCGGGTTCGAGGCCCCGCCCGAACTCCTCCAGGACATGATCCGCAACCTGCCGGAGGCGCACGGCTACAGCGACTCCAAGGGCATCCTCGCCGCCCGCCGCGCCATCGTGCAGCGCTTCGAGGACAGCGGCGTCGCGGGCGTCGACGTCGAGGACGTCTACCTCGGCAACGGCGTCTCCGAGCTCATCGTCATGACGCTGCAGGCGCTGCTCAACGACGGCGACGAGGTCCTCATCCCGACGCCCGACTACCCGCTGTGGACGGCGTCGGTGTCGCTGTGCGGGGGCACGCCCGTCCACTACCTGTGCGACGAGGACGACGGGTGGCAGCCGAGCCTGGACGACATCGAGTCCAAGATCGGTGACCGCACCCGCGCCCTGGTGATCATCAACCCGAACAACCCGACCGGCGCCGTCTACTCGCGCGAGGTGCTCTCGCGCATCGTCGAGGTCGCCCGCCGCCGCAACCTGATCATCTTCGCGGACGAGATCTACGACCGGATCCTCTACGACGACGCCGAGCACGTCCCGATCGCGTCCCTGGCCCCCGACCTGCTGTGCCTCACCTTCGGCGGCCTGTCCAAGAACTACCGCGTCGCCGGGTTCCGCTCTGGATGGGTGGTGCTGTCCGGGCCGAAGGAGCACGCCGAGTCCTACATCGAGGGCCTCGACATCCTCGCCAACATGCGGCTGTGCCCGAACGTCCCCGGGCAGCACGCCATCCAGGCCGCGCTCGGCGGCTACCAGAGCATCGACGACCTCGTCCTGCCGACCGGGCGCCTCGGCGAGCAGCGCGACCGCGCGTGGAAACTGCTGAACGACCTGCCGGGCGTCAGCTGCGTCAAGCCCACGGGCGCCCTCTACGTCTTCCCGCGCCTGGATCCGGAGATGTACCCGATCAAGGACGACATGCGCTTCGCCCTCGACCTGCTGGAGCAGCAGAAGCTCCTCATCGTCCAGGGGACCGGGTTCAACTGGCCGTCCACCGACCACTTCCGGATCGTCACCCTGCAGTACGCCGACGACCTGGAGGACGCCGTCGGGCGGATCGGCGAGTTCCTCTCCGCCTACCGCGGCTAG
- a CDS encoding ABC transporter permease: protein MIGLVFKELWGRKRRMAGSLVAVFLGVTFLTGTLVLGDTLAASIDGYVSSAYGDTDVVVRNATRVSDAPWGARGRIDASILDRVRGVEGVAAAEPTIEGSGQLLARDGTVIASRGPRTAGNWKTDPKLNPYRLAEGRAPRAPDEVVIDRMFADEGRLRVGDRTAVLTPEKVPVTVVGISMFGDEEAFGETSFTAFSLEGARRHVAKGADRISGVSVRARDGVDQAELASRVRAVLPAGVQVLTKKAQVEEGMSLVQNGFLRVFRTVLAAFGGVALLVAAFSIHNTFAITMAQRTRESALLRALGAGRRQVVTIVGFEALVTGAAATLAGLAGGLGFAALLRELFLRFRIGIALEGLAVAATTVMIAVPVGLLVTLAAALGPALKASRVPPLAALREVSAEASRPSETRLIVGGVFGAVAVGTVAFGAVTGQTAMAAAGAVVTVVSLVVLGPVAARPAAVLLGGPAARLRGVPGRLARDNAARSPARTAGAATALMIGVGVVTLMTVFLGSLRASLEDGVAGSFKGPIVVDAGTNETGGFATSLVREAAKLPQVGDVAGMGPGSMRVDGAPSTVSVADPSSLRRVLDLDVTQGGLNDAGTFAVSKKAADDNGWRVGTAVGVTFADGASQKLTVGAVYGNTDLTGDYLVPRSVWDAHTRQPLDTRAFVELKPGASVASARQALTALAKPYGAPEVESRDEFVAAQTEEMAGFIGVVYGMLILAIVVALLGIANTLSLAVHERTRELGLLRAVGATRPQIRSMVRWESVIVALFGTGGGLVLGVFLGWGLGAALGNPFAPPLAQVAVIAVVGAAAGALAAIRPARRAARPAILSAIAAP, encoded by the coding sequence GTGATCGGCCTCGTCTTCAAGGAGCTGTGGGGACGCAAGCGCCGCATGGCCGGCTCCCTGGTGGCGGTCTTCCTCGGCGTGACGTTCCTGACCGGGACGCTCGTGCTGGGCGACACCCTCGCGGCGAGCATCGACGGGTACGTCTCCAGCGCTTACGGCGACACGGACGTGGTCGTCAGGAACGCGACGAGGGTGAGCGACGCGCCGTGGGGCGCGCGCGGGCGGATCGACGCCTCCATCCTGGACAGGGTGCGCGGAGTGGAGGGCGTCGCCGCCGCCGAGCCGACCATCGAGGGGTCGGGGCAGCTGCTCGCCAGGGACGGCACGGTGATCGCGTCGCGCGGCCCCCGGACGGCGGGCAACTGGAAGACCGATCCGAAGCTCAACCCCTACCGGCTCGCCGAAGGGCGGGCGCCCCGCGCGCCGGACGAGGTCGTCATCGACAGGATGTTCGCCGACGAGGGCCGCCTGAGGGTCGGCGACCGGACGGCCGTGCTCACGCCGGAGAAGGTGCCGGTGACCGTCGTCGGCATCAGCATGTTCGGCGACGAGGAGGCCTTCGGCGAGACGTCGTTCACGGCGTTCTCCCTAGAAGGCGCCCGCAGGCACGTCGCGAAGGGCGCCGACCGCATCAGCGGGGTCTCCGTCCGCGCGCGGGACGGAGTGGACCAGGCGGAACTGGCCTCCCGCGTGCGGGCAGTGCTGCCCGCCGGGGTTCAGGTCCTCACGAAGAAGGCGCAGGTCGAGGAGGGCATGAGCCTCGTCCAGAACGGCTTCCTGCGCGTGTTCCGGACCGTTTTGGCCGCGTTCGGCGGGGTGGCGCTGCTGGTCGCGGCGTTCAGCATCCACAACACGTTCGCGATCACGATGGCGCAGCGGACCCGGGAGTCGGCCCTGCTCCGCGCGCTCGGCGCCGGTCGCCGGCAGGTCGTCACCATCGTCGGCTTCGAGGCGCTGGTGACCGGCGCCGCCGCGACCCTCGCGGGGCTCGCCGGCGGGCTCGGGTTCGCCGCCCTGCTGCGGGAGCTGTTCCTCCGCTTCCGCATCGGGATCGCGCTGGAGGGCCTCGCCGTCGCCGCCACCACGGTCATGATCGCGGTCCCGGTCGGGCTGCTGGTCACGCTGGCCGCCGCGCTCGGCCCGGCGCTGAAGGCGTCGCGGGTGCCGCCGCTGGCCGCGCTGCGCGAGGTCTCCGCCGAGGCGTCCCGGCCGTCGGAGACCCGCCTCATCGTCGGCGGCGTCTTCGGGGCCGTGGCGGTCGGCACCGTCGCGTTCGGCGCGGTCACCGGGCAGACGGCGATGGCGGCCGCGGGCGCGGTGGTGACCGTCGTGTCGCTGGTCGTGCTCGGCCCCGTCGCTGCCCGCCCCGCCGCGGTGCTGCTCGGGGGGCCCGCGGCGCGGCTGCGCGGCGTGCCCGGCAGGCTCGCGCGCGACAACGCCGCCCGCAGCCCGGCGCGCACGGCCGGGGCGGCGACCGCGCTGATGATCGGCGTCGGGGTCGTCACGCTGATGACGGTGTTCCTCGGATCGCTGCGCGCCTCCCTGGAGGACGGCGTGGCCGGGTCGTTCAAGGGCCCGATCGTCGTGGACGCGGGCACCAACGAGACCGGTGGGTTCGCCACCTCGCTCGTGCGGGAAGCGGCGAAACTGCCCCAGGTGGGCGACGTCGCCGGGATGGGCCCCGGCAGCATGCGGGTGGACGGCGCGCCGTCCACCGTCAGTGTCGCCGATCCGTCCAGTCTGCGTCGCGTCCTCGATCTGGACGTCACCCAAGGCGGCCTCAACGACGCCGGTACGTTCGCTGTCTCGAAGAAGGCCGCGGACGACAACGGCTGGCGCGTGGGTACCGCGGTCGGTGTGACGTTCGCGGACGGTGCCTCGCAGAAGCTCACCGTCGGCGCCGTCTACGGCAACACCGACCTGACCGGCGACTACCTCGTCCCGCGGTCGGTGTGGGACGCGCACACCAGGCAGCCGCTGGACACCAGGGCGTTCGTCGAGCTGAAGCCCGGCGCGTCGGTCGCGTCCGCGCGGCAGGCCCTCACCGCGCTGGCCAAGCCGTACGGGGCGCCCGAGGTGGAGTCGCGGGACGAGTTCGTGGCGGCGCAGACCGAGGAGATGGCCGGCTTCATCGGCGTCGTCTACGGGATGCTGATCCTGGCCATCGTCGTCGCGCTGCTCGGCATCGCCAACACGCTGTCGCTCGCCGTCCACGAGCGGACCCGCGAGCTCGGCCTGCTCCGCGCGGTCGGCGCGACGCGCCCGCAGATCCGGTCGATGGTGCGCTGGGAATCGGTCATCGTGGCGCTGTTCGGCACCGGCGGCGGGCTCGTCCTCGGCGTGTTCCTGGGCTGGGGCCTCGGCGCCGCCCTCGGCAACCCGTTCGCGCCGCCCCTCGCGCAGGTCGCGGTCATCGCCGTGGTCGGCGCGGCCGCCGGGGCGCTCGCCGCGATCCGTCCCGCCCGGCGCGCGGCCCGGCCGGCGATCCTGTCCGCCATCGCCGCCCCGTGA
- a CDS encoding ABC transporter ATP-binding protein, protein MGNAAEARRSIGEGADAGGARTVGLGKVYGSGAMAVRALDDVSVEFPAGRFTAIMGPSGAGKSTLMHCVAGLEDATSGKVYVGGQELGALSDRRLTRLRRERIGFVFQAFNLLPTLTARDNILLPLTLAGAGPEREWLDTVVRVLKLGDRLSHRPSEMSGGQQQRVALARALVTRPQIVFADEPTGNLDSRTGAEVLALLRDAVDHLGQTVAMVTHDPVAAGHADAVVFLADGRVVDVMDAPTADRVLDRMRGLGDDR, encoded by the coding sequence ATGGGAAACGCAGCGGAAGCAAGACGATCGATCGGCGAGGGCGCCGACGCGGGCGGCGCCCGCACGGTGGGCCTCGGCAAGGTGTACGGGTCCGGCGCCATGGCGGTGCGGGCCCTCGACGACGTCAGCGTGGAGTTCCCGGCCGGGCGGTTCACCGCGATCATGGGTCCGTCCGGGGCCGGGAAGTCCACGCTCATGCACTGCGTCGCGGGTCTGGAGGACGCGACGTCAGGCAAGGTCTACGTCGGCGGCCAGGAGCTCGGGGCGCTGTCGGACCGCCGCCTGACCCGGCTCAGGCGCGAGCGGATCGGGTTCGTGTTCCAGGCGTTCAACCTGCTCCCCACCCTGACGGCCCGCGACAACATCCTCCTGCCCCTGACCCTCGCGGGGGCGGGCCCGGAGCGGGAGTGGCTGGACACGGTCGTCCGCGTCCTGAAGCTGGGGGACCGGCTGTCGCACCGCCCGTCGGAGATGTCGGGCGGCCAGCAGCAGCGGGTGGCGCTGGCGCGCGCCCTGGTCACCCGCCCGCAGATCGTGTTCGCGGACGAGCCGACCGGCAACCTCGATTCCCGCACCGGCGCCGAGGTGCTGGCGCTCCTGCGCGACGCCGTGGACCACCTCGGCCAGACCGTGGCCATGGTCACCCACGACCCGGTCGCCGCCGGGCACGCGGACGCGGTGGTGTTCCTCGCCGACGGCCGGGTCGTGGACGTCATGGACGCCCCCACGGCCGACCGCGTCCTCGACCGCATGCGGGGACTGGGGGACGACCGGTGA
- a CDS encoding TetR/AcrR family transcriptional regulator, whose amino-acid sequence MSVSSRRRHRLAPPGRRTQEERRSRTQARLLEATTECLVDLGWAGTSTTEVARRAGVSRGAQQHHYPTKMVLVAAALEHLLEAQRLAYETAFAVLPAERRNVSGALDLLWEVFRGRPAKALMELAVAARTDDELRPLCRDLNERILQVITETFERLFPDNTLPPDFVSTTLRTLFAMFVGLSIQNALDDDADGHQAAVLRQVKDVAQLIVPERGTGEARPRTGP is encoded by the coding sequence GTGTCAGTAAGCAGCCGCAGACGTCACCGGCTCGCGCCCCCCGGGCGGCGAACGCAGGAGGAGCGCCGGTCCCGCACGCAGGCCAGGCTCCTGGAGGCCACCACGGAGTGCCTGGTGGACCTCGGCTGGGCCGGGACGTCCACCACGGAGGTGGCGCGCCGCGCCGGCGTCTCGCGCGGGGCGCAGCAGCACCACTACCCGACGAAGATGGTCCTCGTCGCCGCGGCGCTGGAGCACCTGCTGGAGGCGCAGCGCCTGGCCTACGAGACGGCCTTCGCGGTGCTGCCCGCGGAGCGGCGCAACGTGTCGGGGGCGCTCGACCTCCTCTGGGAGGTGTTCCGCGGCCGTCCGGCCAAGGCCCTCATGGAGCTGGCGGTGGCGGCCCGCACCGACGACGAGCTGCGGCCGCTGTGCCGCGACCTGAACGAGCGGATCCTCCAGGTGATCACGGAGACGTTCGAGCGGCTGTTCCCCGACAACACCCTTCCCCCCGACTTCGTCTCGACGACGCTGCGGACCCTGTTCGCCATGTTCGTCGGGCTGTCCATCCAGAACGCGCTGGACGACGACGCCGACGGCCACCAGGCCGCCGTGCTGCGCCAGGTCAAGGACGTCGCGCAGCTGATCGTCCCCGAGCGGGGCACGGGGGAGGCCCGGCCCCGCACCGGCCCCTAG